GAGTGGCAGCAGCGTGCCCGGTGAAGATAATAAAGACAGTAAGTTAAAGAGTGTGCTAATGCACATTCTTTAACTTACTATAAGTAGCAGTAAGCCAAATCCTTTGTTCATTTCATGATGCTTTTATCGCCTTGTATAATTCCTTATAATGCACAACCAGATCACTGAGCGAAAATCCCCGGTTTAATCCACTGGTATTAGGCAGCACCCAAACTTTCGCACCACAAAATTCTTCGGCCTGCGCTCCCCATGCCACCTCTCTCTTTTGTGAAAAGGCTGTGTAAGCAGGTTTACCAAGAAAGGCAATATATTTCGGATTGTACAAGGTCATCTTAGTTTTGAATGCCTCAATAGCATCCGCAAACTCCTCTTTTTTCAACTCATCTGCACGGTTGGTGGCTCTCGCTACAGCAGTAGTAAGTCCATAACCAAAACTAACAATCGTTTTATCATCCACTGGTGCTATTTCATGTGGTGTAAAACCTGCCTGGTGCAATACTTTCCAAAAACGATTACTTCGTCCGGAGAAGTGATGTCCTTCCTCAGCAGATTTTAATCCCGGATTGATCCCGCAAAAAATCACAGTTAGTTTTTCGGCAATAAGATCATTTAACATGGGTGGTGTTTGTGTTGATTATTTTTTTTTCGAATTCAATCATTCGAAATTCATCACAAAAGTAAATTTATTAAAAAGGTAAATCTATTAAAAAATGAGATCTCCCATTTATGAGATCTCCCATTTATGAAAAACGAAACCACCTATGTTTGTGGAAGTCAGACTTTAAAAAGCAGTTCTTTTTATCATGGAATAATCCTGTCTTTTCGCAGCTGATCAAACAATTCAAAGAATGAATCTCTCGTACTCTTATACGCTGTAAAACCTAACTTTCTACTCTTAGACATATCCGTCATCACCTCAATAGGCCTTCCCAAATCCAGATCAGTATGCCATGCAGAAGCGACTTTCCCCATTTCAGTGTGCGCTAACCCATGCTCGTTTGCAATCTTTACCCACACGTCCTCATACGCGTTCAGTCTTTTTTCCAGCGGATGAATTTCTCCATCAAATCCTACTGGTTCAACACCAAAATACTTTGCTATTTCACCCCACATCCAGCTCCATCTAAACACATCTCCATTCGTCACATTAAATGCCTCATTCGCTGCCTCTGGTGTGGTACCTGCCCAGAGAATCTGCTCCGCGAGCATACGGGCATCTGTCATATCAGAAATCCCATTCCATTGCGCAGCAGAACCTGGCCATACAAAGGGTAGGCCTTCCTGCTTACAGATACTGGCATACACAGCCAGGGTACTCCCCATATTCATGGCATTGCCCACAGCTTTACCTATAATTGTATGCGGGCGGTGAATACTCCAATTAAATCCATCTCTTGCGGCGGCAGCATACACTTCATCTTCCTGGCTGTAATAAAAGTTGTCCAGCGGCAATCTTGGATGTTCTTCATTGACAGGTGTCAATGGCAAAACGCCTGCTTTTACATAAGCATCAAAAGGCCCCAGGTAATGTTTCAAACCAGTCACCAACCCTACATGACGTACAGATGTACGCGACGATAATACCTGCAATAAATTACGCACCAGTGCGCCATTCACCCGTATATTTTCAGCTTCTGTTTCATTGCGCATCCAGGTAGTAAAAAACATATGACTGGGGGTTACATCCTTCAGTGCGGCTTCCAATGAAGTTATATCCAGCAGATCAGCAGCAACAGGTATCAATCCTTTTACATCAGCTTTTGGTGATCTGGAAAGCCCATAAGTGGTCCATCCATTTTCAATCAGTAATGCAGATAGATTCCCTCCTGCAATACCACTGGCACCTACTACAAGTGCTACTTTATCCTGACTCATATCAATTGGTTTTATTGCAAAATTATCCTGTCCTGAGAAGACGAGGGTTGATCTGTGTCAAGAAAAATGTGGGTGGGTTTTATTGTAAAAATATCCAGGGATGAATAGATTGTATTAAGCAATTCCCTGGGCTTGTATTATCGCGTTTGATTACTTTTAATCCGGCTGAGTTTGTTTTGGGTAAGCCACTTTCAGGAAATGCATTATGGCATCTTATTCCTTTTGATCCTGCTAATAGTTTCTGGCGCAAGCCCCAGATAGGAGGCAATCAGTGTCTGAGGAATTCTTTTTATAATTTCAGGATGATGCTGTAAAAGATGTTGATATTTCTCTTCCGCAGAATGCGTAATTGAGCTCATCAGCCGTCGCTCCTTAGTAACAATACTATTCTGATATAAAATACGAAAATACCGTTCCATCACTGGCACCTTCACCAGCATGGCTTAATAATCTGCCAGCGTTATTTGCAACACATCTGTGTCTTCAATGGCTTCAATATTTAACTGTGCAGGGGTAGCAGACAGAAAACTATAAAAATCAGATACTCACCAGCCTTCCCAGCCAAACAGGTTAATATGATCCTCTCCTTTATCATCCACATTATAAGACTTGATCAGCCCTTTGGCAATAAAACTCAATTGTTTGCAGGTTTCTCCTTCCTGCAACAAAAATTGCTTACGCTTGAATTTTCTGGCAGTAAAGAATGTTTTAATAATTTCTTTTTCCGGGTCGGAGAGGACGATCTTTGCCGCAATATGGAAAAATAGTGTATCAAACATTCGCTGGTGTTTTATGGAGGTCTAATACAAACTTACGAAGCAGATTGCAAATGCTAAAGAATGATAAGGAGCGGAAAAAGCCCCCGGGGTACAGGATGAATCGGGTATTGTGGCAGCGGTAGTAAAGGTGATTCGGTAAATGACAGCTGATTAAGGGTGCATCCTTAATGAATAATGGATTTGTTGAGCATTACATCCAATTGCAAAAAAAGTCCCGGCATAGCCGGGACCGTTATTTGTAGCGAGGAGAGGATTCGAACCTCTGACCTTCGGGTTATGAGCCCGACGAGCTACCTCTGCTCTACCTCACAATGAGTCGCAAATGTATGTAAACAAATATCATCCACCTAATCTATTTTCAAAATTCAGGCGATAAGATCTCCGGAAGCTTATAAAAAATGAGAGGTTGTCAATATAATTCAAGGAACAATTCATAACTATAGCGGGGCTTTCATAGTTGCTATTTTACCAATTGAGATATAAAAATTCAATAACTAATACATGCCATTTTATTTTAATTGTATAGCTTTATTATACATTTAACCTGCAAATGATACCCTACACCTCATACATCAACGCCTTTACATACTACTTCAAATACTGTAGCATTTAAATAAACCTATAAATCAACTTCATGAGAAGATTACGGCACACTAATACAATTAATATAATAAAATTCAGTTACAGAGAATCCACATAAGATATTTTGACGGTAATGTAAATAATATACTAGTAGTTCATAACGAAGAATAATCCATTTTTAAAATGGGTAAAGAGACTTCTTTTTTAAAAAAATATATTTTATATTTGTTTAAGACACAAATTACTATTCCACTACATAAAAAGAGAACCCAATTATACCTGATTATATAATATTAAAATAACCCTTTATTTTTTTGTAGCAGTCTATTTAAA
This Chitinophaga sancti DNA region includes the following protein-coding sequences:
- the mug gene encoding G/U mismatch-specific DNA glycosylase; protein product: MLNDLIAEKLTVIFCGINPGLKSAEEGHHFSGRSNRFWKVLHQAGFTPHEIAPVDDKTIVSFGYGLTTAVARATNRADELKKEEFADAIEAFKTKMTLYNPKYIAFLGKPAYTAFSQKREVAWGAQAEEFCGAKVWVLPNTSGLNRGFSLSDLVVHYKELYKAIKAS
- a CDS encoding SDR family oxidoreductase, yielding MSQDKVALVVGASGIAGGNLSALLIENGWTTYGLSRSPKADVKGLIPVAADLLDITSLEAALKDVTPSHMFFTTWMRNETEAENIRVNGALVRNLLQVLSSRTSVRHVGLVTGLKHYLGPFDAYVKAGVLPLTPVNEEHPRLPLDNFYYSQEDEVYAAAARDGFNWSIHRPHTIIGKAVGNAMNMGSTLAVYASICKQEGLPFVWPGSAAQWNGISDMTDARMLAEQILWAGTTPEAANEAFNVTNGDVFRWSWMWGEIAKYFGVEPVGFDGEIHPLEKRLNAYEDVWVKIANEHGLAHTEMGKVASAWHTDLDLGRPIEVMTDMSKSRKLGFTAYKSTRDSFFELFDQLRKDRIIP